One window of Thermodesulfobacteriota bacterium genomic DNA carries:
- a CDS encoding AMP-binding protein: protein MVESPSKPKTVIEAFEAQVQRRPDKTAIVFLGTQYSYGQIGEYVGRFASALYGMGVNPGDKMVLYVPNSPQWVIAWLAIQKIGGIAVPITPIYTSHDLQYIANDSGAETVLCADTNYGYVQRAMAGANIRRIVVTNVADLLPWWKRAFGKAFDKIPSGKVSKEAHTYPFKRLLGRSSPLPDRVRPEGSSILEILYTGGTTKFPKGVPITHELFLESAEEQLRVSEPLFPLEENRILAGAPLFHILGQACELATLCFGGTLILQPKVNLDGMLETIQRFKAKTFVGVPALYRMILEHDRVDFYDLSSLQYCFCAGDVLPTEIETRWQERYRKRIYQGYGATETCGGVAMAPVNVENPPRSMGLVVPSKRVKIVDPDTLEPVPLGEPGELIVSSDRMVREYWNKPEETAVSFVELDGRRWYRTGDIVTMDEKGYLYFVDRTVDTIKHKGYRVSASEIESVLQEHPAVIGACVVGVPDPDVGERIKAFVVLKEDIKGITGYDLIKWCRQKLASYKVPQYIEFRDMLPKSKVGKLLRRELRAEERKRQEKST, encoded by the coding sequence ATGGTCGAGAGTCCCTCCAAACCCAAGACCGTCATCGAAGCCTTCGAGGCCCAGGTCCAAAGGAGACCCGATAAGACCGCCATCGTCTTTCTCGGGACCCAGTACTCTTATGGCCAAATAGGAGAATACGTGGGACGATTCGCTTCCGCCCTCTACGGGATGGGCGTGAACCCGGGCGACAAGATGGTCCTCTACGTCCCCAACTCTCCCCAGTGGGTGATCGCCTGGCTGGCCATCCAGAAGATCGGGGGGATCGCCGTTCCCATCACGCCCATCTATACCTCCCACGACCTCCAGTATATTGCCAACGATTCAGGCGCCGAGACCGTCCTCTGCGCCGATACGAACTATGGCTATGTCCAGAGGGCCATGGCCGGGGCCAACATCCGAAGGATCGTCGTGACCAACGTGGCCGACCTCCTTCCCTGGTGGAAGAGGGCCTTCGGGAAGGCGTTCGATAAAATCCCCTCTGGAAAGGTCTCGAAGGAGGCCCACACCTATCCCTTTAAACGATTGCTCGGGAGATCCTCCCCTTTGCCCGACCGGGTGAGGCCGGAGGGGAGCTCGATCCTCGAGATCCTCTACACGGGGGGGACGACCAAATTTCCCAAAGGGGTCCCCATCACCCATGAGCTCTTCCTGGAGTCGGCTGAGGAACAATTGAGGGTGAGCGAGCCTCTCTTCCCCCTGGAGGAGAATAGGATCTTAGCCGGCGCGCCCCTCTTTCACATCCTCGGACAGGCCTGTGAACTGGCCACCCTCTGCTTCGGCGGCACCCTCATCCTCCAGCCCAAGGTCAACCTCGACGGGATGCTCGAGACGATCCAGAGGTTCAAGGCAAAGACCTTCGTCGGAGTGCCCGCCCTCTACCGGATGATCCTCGAACATGATCGGGTCGATTTTTACGACCTCAGCTCCCTCCAATACTGCTTCTGTGCCGGCGATGTCCTGCCCACAGAAATCGAAACGCGGTGGCAGGAACGATATCGAAAAAGAATTTACCAGGGCTACGGGGCCACAGAGACCTGCGGGGGAGTGGCGATGGCACCGGTGAACGTCGAAAACCCTCCGAGGAGCATGGGCCTCGTCGTTCCCAGCAAAAGGGTGAAGATCGTCGATCCCGATACCCTCGAACCGGTCCCCTTAGGAGAGCCAGGGGAACTGATCGTCTCCTCGGACAGGATGGTCAGGGAGTACTGGAACAAACCTGAGGAGACGGCCGTCTCCTTCGTGGAACTCGATGGCCGAAGGTGGTATCGGACCGGCGACATCGTGACGATGGACGAGAAGGGATACCTCTACTTTGTGGATCGGACGGTCGATACGATCAAACATAAAGGCTATCGGGTGTCGGCCTCGGAGATCGAGTCGGTCCTGCAGGAACATCCGGCCGTGATCGGGGCGTGTGTGGTGGGCGTGCCAGACCCCGACGTGGGCGAGCGGATCAAGGCCTTCGTCGTCCTCAAGGAGGACATCAAAGGGATCACGGGATACGACCTGATCAAGTGGTGCCGGCAGAAACTGGCCTCCTACAAGGTCCCCCAGTATATCGAATTCCGAGACATGCTCCCCAAATCGAAGGTGGGAAAGCTCCTCCGGCGCGAGTTGAGGGCCGAAGAGCGGAAGCGCCAGGAGAAATCCACCTGA